tttattctgagTCTGAAATACAATCTAAACAGATTATTAAATGACAATCCCAGACACTTTCTGACTAAGCTGCTGTGACCTGATGCGATGAGAAGACCAGGTGACTCTTTGGGACCATGTTGGCCAATTTACTGAGTCATTGTTGTCACTAAATAATACGTCTTTCAGGGTCTTTCAGAAAGATAGTGGCACACATTTCAGTGTCATTTGGGAGTTTTTGTTGTAAAGATGTGTCTGGAACCTGCGTCTTTGACTGCTGATGTTTGTTTGCTTAAGTTGTTTTGtgtagttttcttttaaacagaGCCGACCAGAAGTAGCACAAATGATTTCCCTGTTTTCTGTACAATGACCTTGAAGCATTcaattactttttgtatttttctttaactgttgcaatttaattcaatttaatttgaattttaGGGAAACAGATGTCTCCATCCTCATCACTGACGCAGCGTTTCTGTGAGCACAAGTTGATCTGTGGGTTCAAACTGATTGGGAATAACTACATTAcagcgggtgtggggatactcacaagcccccggttgagtgccgctttgttggagtttaccccagtggacgagagggtcgcctccctatgcctgcgggttatgggggggaaaactctgactgttgtgtgtgcttatccaccaaacagcagttcagagtattcggccttcttggagaccctgaaagaagtcctgtatggggctcctgaaggggactccttagtcttgctgggagacttcaacgcacacgggggcaatgatggagacacttggaggggcgggattgggaggaacggcccccctgatctgaaccggagtggtggtttgttactggacttctgtgctagtcatggattggccataacaaacaccatgttcgaacataaggatgctcataagtgtacgtggtaccagatGACTCACACCTtcggcggagcttttcaggcatccctgtggaggctggggacatcaggagggggaagcagggaaccatccaagctgtgtacagtaaggatgggacgctgttgacctcaactgatagtgtaTTAGGGCGCTGGAAGGAActctttgaggaactcctgaacccgacaactctgCCCTCgatgttagaggcggagctggagtatgaagggggatcaactccaatctcacggggggaagtcactgaggtagttaaacaactccacagtggcaaagccctgggggtggatgagatccgcccagaaatgctgaaggctctgggtgttgagggactgtcatggttgacacgtcttattcacattgcgtggaagtcggaaacagcaccgaaggagtggcagaccggggtggtggttcctctttttaaaaagggggatcagagggtgtgccaattacagaggcatcacattactcagcctccccgggaaagtttactctaaggtgctggaaaggagggtccgacagattgtcgaacctcagattgaagaggaacaatgcggttttcgtcctggtcgtggaacgacggaccagctttttactctcgcaaggatcctgcagggggcctgggagtacgctcatccggtctacatgtgtttTGGAGATTTGGAGAAGgtgtatgaccgggttcccagggagatactgtgggaggtgctgcgggagtatggggtgagcgggtctctgctcagggccatccaatctccgtactcccaaagcgagagctgtgtccgggtcctcggtagcatggcggaccgatttccggtgagggttggcctccgccagggctgcgctttgtcaccaatcttgtttgtgatattcatggacaggatttctaggcgtagtcgtgggggagggggtctgcagttcggtgggctaaggattgcaccactgttttgtgcagatgatgtggttttaatggcttcatcggcctgtgaccttcagcactcactggatcggttcgcggccgagtgtgaagcggctgggatggggatcagcacctccaaatctgaggccatggttctcagcaggaaaccgatggactgtccactccaggtaaggaatgaagccttacccaaataaaggagttcaagtatctcggggtcttgttctcgagtgagggaacaatggagcgtgagatgggccggagaatcggagcagcgggagcggtactgcagtcactttaccgcaccgttTTGACGAAAAGAGAGTCAAAGCTGGTTGATGTGGTcagggaaagagaagtgtggggctctctgctggagctgttacctccgcgaccctgacggataagcgggagaagttggatggatggatggatggatggatttcaTATTTGGATTTAACTTTTAGAGTTAGTTTTAAGATTATATTTAACAATAAGATTCAGAtttgtacttttatatttaacattacgattacatatttaaatgtaactgtTACACTAAAGACAACTCTGTTTAGCATTAAGATTTAGAACATTAGATTGAACTTTCAGATTCAGAGATAATATTTTGATTTAACAATTGAATGCTTCTATAGAAAATTAGCTAAATGGGAAGAGAGTTAACTAAATTTCAAAACATAATTGGTAACCCTGTAGTTTTGGCTTAAACAATTATGtctttttaatcaaacattaataaataaagattagaAATCTGTCAGCTTCCTGTATGCTCATAATCTGACCCCATGTGAGAGCTGCCCCCAAGAGTTGTGACACTCTGAAGTAGTGGTAAAATGATGTATTATAGTCAATAAAGTGAGAAAAGAGGAGGGTACATGTAGCTATCTGAACTACAGATAGAAAAAGAATAGGATAGTGCCGTAGGAGCAGACCTGTTCTCCAGGAAGATGTGGCTGGAGATGTCAACAGGGTTTGGGGTGGGGGTAGCCCAGCATTTGTTGATGACCACTTTAATCTGCTCTGAGGAGGTGTTGAGGCTGacctccaccaccaccgccTCCTCAGAGGACAGGGTGTAGTTATGGGGTAGAGGCATTGTACCATTCATCAGCTGCACCGTCACCTGGAACTCCCCCGAGCCGGTGATGATCAGATCTTTGATCATGTCATACCTGGAGATCGGTGAGAGATAAAAAATATAGGTCTTTTTTTGTGAAACTGcattgaaaaaaactgaaactttgaaTTAAAtctattatgtcaacacattttacaaaactgttttaggttaggcctagttgaaagcaattatataACGTTTAGATAACTACCCTaaaacagttatgtgaaatttgttgacataattaaagtcaacatttcagtttattcagtgtGACTACCACAACCTCTGAAGGTCGtaactgacatgtttttttgttctttcaatTTGACAAAAGCTTTTATCCTCTGTTCCCagtctgtatgctaagctaagctaaccatctaCTGGCTCCAATTACATCATACTCTCAGTACCCAAATCAACACGGCTATTAATCTTCTCATCCAACTCTCAGGTATTCACaaatagtgaaaaagaaaaatccaaaaTGCTAAAGTATGTTAAGTATGACAGTGAATCCTACCCCATGGAGCCGAAGTTAGCAGAGATGAGCATGCTCTTAATGAAGGAACACACGATGGGAACCTCCAGCCGCACCCTTGGAACCTCCAGTGTCCCACTGGGTGATGTGTACATATCCATGGTGTTGAACAGGGTTACAGATGCCGTGTAGTAGGTTTCATTCTGAAAATCAGATGTTGCAAGCAGTGTGGGTTAAATTCATAGTCAGTCTCTTCAGTTGCAAAAGAGATTGGAAAATGCAAAAACTTCTTAAATGCAGAAGTGAATGATGTACTCAGATCATGTACTTAGGTAAAATAGAACTACAGCACAGTAGCAATttagaagtaaaagtcctcAAAGGTTTACTCTTTGAGGACTTTTACTCTTTTAAAGTTACTCAAggtagaaagtattctcatctaaatgtacttaaagtagcgacagtaaaagtagtcattgtttgattggtccatttcagaataatatctctgatatgttttataatgattgatcattaaagtgttctcagagctggtaaaggtgcagctagtttgaatggctttgtatactgcagggtagctgctggatttactgcaggtgaactaaagtctgatttaagggctgattatatttaccatcattcatccagatctgtaaagtaactaaaggggttaaatacatgtagtggagtaaaagtacaccatttacctctgaactgtaattgagtagaagtacaaagaagcataaaatgtaaaaactcaaAAGTCtctcaaaagtgtacttaagcgctgtacttgagtaaatccaCTTAGTTACCTTATACCACTGCTTAAATGCAACACTTATTCAAAAACTCACATGCATAAGGTTGGTGCTACACTCATTCCAAGCCACGGTCAGCTGGGCGTGGAGGGCATTGCCTCCGTTGACGCCGCATTCAGGCAGGCCCAGGTAGAGGTTTTCCTCCCTGATCTTGTTGCTCAGGAGAAAATCCCTGGAAACGCTCACTGTGATGGCAGCGATCCTGCACTGGACGGAGATTGCCCCCAGTGTAGAGGCATGGGAAGCAGTTCTCAGGGTCGTAGCAGTGGATGGAGGAGCTCTAATCTTGGTAGTGGGGTTGGTAACACGGGTTGAAGGGGTAGATGTGGATATCATTGCAGAAGTGGTGATTACAGGGGCAGTGCTGATGGTTGTTAGGGCATTAGGGGTGGTTGTAGCAGCAGTAGTGGTTGTAGTCAGGGAAGTAATGGTGATTACAGGGGCAGAAAGTGTTGTTGTACGGGCAGTTGTTGGGGCAGATGTGGTAGTAATTACAGGGGCAGTAGTAGGGGTTGTTATGGTTATGGTTGTTGGTGCAGTGGTGGTGGTTGCAGGAGAAGACATGGTGGATATTGGGACCATATTGGTGATAGCAGCGGCGGTTATGGTggttgttggagcagcagtgATGATTATATGAGCAGTAGTAGTGGTTGTTAGGGCAGTGGTGGTGGTTGGAGAGGTGGTAGTGGTTGTTGGATGGGcggttgttgtggttgttgtggttgttggtGCAATCGGAATGATTATGGGAGCAGCAATGGTGGTTGGAGGGGTGGTAGTTGTGGTGGTTGGTGCAGTAGTGGTTGTTGGAGGGATGGTTGTTGTAGTTGTTGGTGCAATCGGAATGGTTGTGGGAGCAGCAATGGTGGTTGGGGGGGTGGTAGTTGTGGTGGTTGGTGCAGTAGTGGTTGTAAGGGCAGTGGTGGTGGTTGGAGGGATGGTAGTTGTGGTTGTTGATGCAATAGTGGTTATTAGGGCAGCAGTGGTGGGTGTTGGAGGAGTAATGGTTGTTGAAGTGGTGGTAGCAGTGGTTGTTGTTGCAGTAGGCGTGGTAATAGGGGCAGTAGTGGCTGTGATTGCtgtacaagaaaaacaaaatgcaaagatATTCTGTTGttgctaaatatatataatctttggaaaatgtgtctttccCATGACCACTTTGGGAACATACCTTGACAGGATCGTCCAGGCCTCTCTGGGTTGTTGTCTATAAATccatcagagcagacacatGTGTAGGAGGCCCAGGTGTTTGTACATGTAGCCCACAGGGAACAGTCATTTTCTCCCAATGCGCACTCattaaaatctataaaaaaagacatgcatTACAATTCATTtgtaattgtactttacttaagtatttccatgtAATGCTACTTCATCATTctacttcattacatttaaagggaaataatgtaaCTTTACtctataatatttattaaacagcttcagctacttttaacaaaatacatctttaaaaatgtaactagTGGACTAATTTTAGATcccaaaaaagtcaaattatttacatattttacaaacaGTCTATCGGAACTTAAGtgcaattttgaatgcagtacttgGTATTTTTAGTCAAGTGAAGcacctgaatacttcttccatctctgtTGCTAATTGATACAACATAGCTTGTCTATAAAGCACTGGTATGGGTCAGGATTCAAAAGTGCTTAATCCTACACTCCCACAATAGAACTCCATATTTTGGTATGTCCAAGCAAATGCCTTTGTCTTTCAGAAAGAGTTAATAGGGGATTATAAAGAGTACATACCATTTGTGCTTGTGTTGTTTCTATCCACAGTATATTTGGTGCTATTCATCAGGGAGTTTTGCAGAGCTGTGGACACATTACTGATGTCTTGGCTTTGACTGGGGGCGAGGGTGATTGTAAAGTGGACAAACACACTCCCCTGGGAAAAGCTTCTGATCTCGATTCTCATCTGGCCTGAATCCACCATGGCCTTTACCTCCGGAGACAGAGACTGGTAGATCTGTAGGTGATAAAGCATCAGCCCCGCAGAGTAAAGAGGATGAAAAAATATGGCAATTAATTGAAATGTTCATGTTTCCAGTGTATTAAAGATTACAAGCTGGCCCTGGATAGTACTTGTAACACACCTACCTCCTGTGTAATACTCTCAGTGAGGTTTTGGTAGGcctggctgctgctgttctgCAAGTCAGCAGTGAACTCTATGTTGGTAAGTCGTGTTGTGGCGTCCAGTTTCTGAGCATCTACAAAGAAAATACTTACACggtcaacacattttacacacttTAATGTCAGCAGTCTAACCAGTACTAGGTCTTATGCTTCAAAACGTCTTCTCCTTTGTTATCCACACATTAGTCATTAGGCAATTTTATCCTGTTAGAACTGTAACTTTGACTTGATTTTGGTTGTTGTATTATCTGTGTGCTGTTTTATTGCAACCAGTcttgtttcacttcctgtttttgtgaTTAGTTTCTGTGTGTATATACGCCTGTCTATCTCAGTGTCTTAGGGTCTGTTGTCgatgtttcatgttgtgttgttttgcctGGGTTCCACGGGCCCTCCGGTTTGTTCcttgtaattgtttttgttgctttttatatTGCATTGCCTGCTCTGTTAGTTTTGTGTTTAACCGTTGTTTGCATCAACTTTACTTTTAGATTTCAGATCGTCTTTAGTTATTAAAACCTgcttccttttctgtttctacATTTAAGTCCACCTGCTTGCCGTACCCTTTGACAGTATGACGCCTGGGTAGTAATCAGTGGTTGCATCTAAGTTGTGAACCAAACAGCTATTCTATGCCCTGCAGCTTCATGACAGTAATGTATatgatttcttttaaaagatCAGAAAGTCAAAGCTACTGGAACTGGTTCTTACCAGTCTTGACTGATATAACTGAGGCGATTCCTTGTTGGCAGGATCGAGGTGTGACAGTTACTGTGTAGAGCACCCCAGGTTGCAGATCCCTCACCTCCATCATGGTCTGATTGGTGAATCCTGAATGAATGACCTCTGATCTTTTGCTAAGGACAACCTGGTACGTCTGGTTTGTCTGAAACTGGATGGACCAGTAGACACGGAAGGAGGTTCCAGTGACATTAGCTGCCCATACACTGTTGATGTTGGAAGGATCTGGAAGGGGGAGATGGTGGGGGAgggatacagtggggcaaaaaagtatttagtcagccaccaattgtgcatgttctcccatttaaaaagatgagagaggcctgtaattttttatcataggtaaacctcaactatgagagacagaatgagaaaaaaaatccaggaaatcacattgtaggatttttaatgaattaattggtaaattcctcggtaaaataagtatttggtcacctacaaacaagcaagatttctggctctcacagacctgtaacttcttctttaagaggctcctctgtcctccactcgttacctgtataaatggcacctttttgaactcgttatcagtataaaagacacctgtccacaacctcaaacagtcatactccaaactccactatggccaagaccaaagagctgtcaaaggagacctgagacaaaattgtagacctgcatcaggctgggaaaactgaatctgcaataggtaagcagcttggtgtgaagaaatcaactgtgggagtaattattagaaaatggaagacatacaagaccactgctaatctccctccatctggggctccacacaagatctcaccccgtggggtcaaaatgatcacaagaacggtgagcaaaaatcccagaaccacacgggggacctagtgaatgacctgcagagagctgggaccaaagtaacagaggctaccatcagtaacacactacgccgccagggacttgaATCCTGCAGTtcaagacgtgtccccctgcttaagccagtacatgtccaggcccgtctgaagtttgctagagggcatttggatgatccagaagaggattgggagaatgtcatatggtcagatgaaaccaaaatagaactttttggtaaaaactcaactcgtcgtgtttggaggagaaagaatgcagagttgcatccaaagaacaccatacctactgtgaagcatgggggtggaaacatcatgctttgggactgtttttctgcaaagggaccaggacgactgatccgtgtaaaggaaagaatgaatggggccatgtatcgtgagattttgagtgaaaacctccttccatcagcaagggcactgaagatgaagcgtggctgggtctttcagcatgacaatgatcccaaacacaccgccagggcaacgaaggagtggcttcgtaagaagcatttcaaggtcctggagtggcctagccagtctccagatctcaaccccatagaaaatctttggaggtagttgaaagtccgtgttgcccagcgacagccccaaaacatcactgctttagaggagatctgcatggaggaatgggccaaaataccagcaacagtgtgtgaaaaccttgtgaagacttacagaaaatgtttgacctctgtcattgccaacaaagggtatataagAAAGTATTGAggtgaacttttgttattgaccaaatacttattttccacaatcatttgaaaataaattctttaaaaatcctacaatgt
This Eleginops maclovinus isolate JMC-PN-2008 ecotype Puerto Natales chromosome 11, JC_Emac_rtc_rv5, whole genome shotgun sequence DNA region includes the following protein-coding sequences:
- the umodl1 gene encoding uromodulin-like 1, with amino-acid sequence MSWMLSICVATALLALCRGQNTVHEGNSLSASGYRLCIYNESRNVSLLVMHAVPYTVTKPCGGWLHWKTCTVTLYRMTHQTEYRTVMQQVTRCCTGYVQVGRYCALPVNRSDEFTAKPGSCPTADGVYNRSEDCEWDIDCPGCQKCCQRSSRYVCSDPANSTYYYDNGGYRFNATVTVKMDYQPLMSADRGLLDHTRLLQAMVTGALQSDVTVYYLGSQPVHPFRTATSVLIDCNFTLSLHNVTSELHLLLKHIQEVSSVTVEDVDECALSALWRCSPHSYCNNTVGSYLCSCNQGYVDVDPSNHGANCTADVRMATTTEPCPTYLPPMNTTTISASNSSQEPVRNNTEGSFSFTGTSRPTAPSNTSTVAYNSSHAPQWTSSAPYSSPLPTTTCYPSNINSVWAANVTGTSFRVYWSIQFQTNQTYQVVLSKRSEVIHSGFTNQTMMEVRDLQPGVLYTVTVTPRSCQQGIASVISVKTDAQKLDATTRLTNIEFTADLQNSSSQAYQNLTESITQEIYQSLSPEVKAMVDSGQMRIEIRSFSQGSVFVHFTITLAPSQSQDISNVSTALQNSLMNSTKYTVDRNNTSTNDFNECALGENDCSLWATCTNTWASYTCVCSDGFIDNNPERPGRSCQAITATTAPITTPTATTTTATTTSTTITPPTPTTAALITTIASTTTTTIPPTTTTALTTTTAPTTTTTTPPTTIAAPTTIPIAPTTTTTIPPTTTTAPTTTTTTPPTTIAAPIIIPIAPTTTTTTTTAHPTTTTTSPTTTTALTTTTTAHIIITAAPTTTITAAAITNMVPISTMSSPATTTTAPTTITITTPTTAPVITTTSAPTTARTTTLSAPVITITSLTTTTTAATTTPNALTTISTAPVITTSAMISTSTPSTRVTNPTTKIRAPPSTATTLRTASHASTLGAISVQCRIAAITVSVSRDFLLSNKIREENLYLGLPECGVNGGNALHAQLTVAWNECSTNLMHNETYYTASVTLFNTMDMYTSPSGTLEVPRVRLEVPIVCSFIKSMLISANFGSMGYDMIKDLIITGSGEFQVTVQLMNGTMPLPHNYTLSSEEAVVVEVSLNTSSEQIKVVINKCWATPTPNPVDISSHIFLENSCSMNTYTTVLVNGNSSTSRVSVQIFSFINLDVIYLHCQVQICVEAESNSCVPDCQQRSARSSNTIGTSLGSSGPLWRLDEGSLEEGSDTLHLVGLACLGIGVSLFFIIGFVCLFYYQRNRIGHYNFSAKPKQENFTYLVFNT